The window TGAACACATGTTCACCTTTGCCATTTGACTTGAATCTCCACCGGCTGTTTTTTCTCCAGTGGGTCTATTCAAGTGGTGACTTGTGGCAATGATTGCTTTGTGAGGATGTTTGATGTCGAGACATTTGTCCAACTAAGTCGCCTATCTTTCTCCTGGTCCGTTAATGTGAGTATACAATCACATATCTCTTATTGTTATTCCTTTCTACTATGACACTGTGCACTCATTTGGCTTCTTATTTTCTTGATCCTTCTTATAGAACACGGGTATTAGTCCAGATGGAAAGCTTCTTGCTGTCCTCGGAGATGACATAGACTGTCTGATGGTCGATACTCAGTCTGGGAAAGTAAGCCTGGTGTCTTCTATCCACATCTTTGATAATTCTGTCATATGTCGCATGAAATCTCATTCATTCTATGTTTTGCTGGAATATGTTgcggcaaattaaaattttcaggtGATAGAAAACCTCAAGGGACATCTCGACTATTCCTTTGCATCTGCTTGGCACCCAGACGGTCACATCCTGGCCACGGGGAGCCAAGACAAGACGTGTCGGCTGTGGGATGTGAGGAACACTTCAGAATCCCTGGCAGTGCTCAAAGGAAAAATAGGGGCGATACGGAGCATAACTTTCTCAACAGATGGAAGGTTCATGGCAATGGCTGAGCCAGCAGACTTCGTTCATGTGTATGATGCAAAGGCAGATTATTGGAGGGCCCAGGAGATCGATCTGTTTGGAGAGATTGCTGGGTTGTCGTTCAGCCCTGATGCTGATGCGCTCTTTGTTGGCGTAGCAGATCACACCTATGGGAGTCTGTTAGAGTTCAGCAGAAGGAAGCATGACCATTACCTCAATGCGTTTCTATGATCCGAGGGAACGGCTGGAAGTAACTTGTGCATTGTATATAGATAGGGAGCAGATCAGATTTGTAAAGTTTTTCATGCAACACATATACTTCTCTGTACATACGTCGTTTCTGTTCATCTCTTAGTTTGTAGATTAGAATTTATGATGTTCGgtattggtaaatattttttaaaattttaatttaattcaaATTAGTCGATAGAGTTTTAATTAAATTGAAGTTTCTTAATAAATTATGGTTTGTTTTTATAGGTATATTTTAAGCTTTAGGGTTT of the Musa acuminata AAA Group cultivar baxijiao chromosome BXJ2-10, Cavendish_Baxijiao_AAA, whole genome shotgun sequence genome contains:
- the LOC135625054 gene encoding uncharacterized WD repeat-containing protein C2A9.03-like isoform X2, with protein sequence MRPVFVGVYGKRSQAKIYLQHFANRHEILRNLIWATSKHDVYMVQNYSVMHWSSLLRRGKEVLNVAGKVVPTQKHCGSSPQQLSRVHISTMSVKGNLLVAGGFQGELICKSLDQPGVTFSTKLNDDGDITNAVGIYRSSSGSIQVVTCGNDCFVRMFDVETFVQLSRLSFSWSVNNTGISPDGKLLAVLGDDIDCLMVDTQSGKVIENLKGHLDYSFASAWHPDGHILATGSQDKTCRLWDVRNTSESLAVLKGKIGAIRSITFSTDGRFMAMAEPADFVHVYDAKADYWRAQEIDLFGEIAGLSFSPDADALFVGVADHTYGSLLEFSRRKHDHYLNAFL
- the LOC135625054 gene encoding uncharacterized WD repeat-containing protein C2A9.03-like isoform X3, with product MSIRAVKSVIISSSSPVQLRNLIWATSKHDVYMVQNYSVMHWSSLLRRGKEVLNVAGKVVPTQKHCGSSPQQLSRVHISTMSVKGNLLVAGGFQGELICKSLDQPGVTFSTKLNDDGDITNAVGIYRSSSGSIQVVTCGNDCFVRMFDVETFVQLSRLSFSWSVNNTGISPDGKLLAVLGDDIDCLMVDTQSGKVIENLKGHLDYSFASAWHPDGHILATGSQDKTCRLWDVRNTSESLAVLKGKIGAIRSITFSTDGRFMAMAEPADFVHVYDAKADYWRAQEIDLFGEIAGLSFSPDADALFVGVADHTYGSLLEFSRRKHDHYLNAFL
- the LOC135625054 gene encoding uncharacterized WD repeat-containing protein C2A9.03-like isoform X4; its protein translation is MMGRSVFDKSCAQCLLLRNLIWATSKHDVYMVQNYSVMHWSSLLRRGKEVLNVAGKVVPTQKHCGSSPQQLSRVHISTMSVKGNLLVAGGFQGELICKSLDQPGVTFSTKLNDDGDITNAVGIYRSSSGSIQVVTCGNDCFVRMFDVETFVQLSRLSFSWSVNNTGISPDGKLLAVLGDDIDCLMVDTQSGKVIENLKGHLDYSFASAWHPDGHILATGSQDKTCRLWDVRNTSESLAVLKGKIGAIRSITFSTDGRFMAMAEPADFVHVYDAKADYWRAQEIDLFGEIAGLSFSPDADALFVGVADHTYGSLLEFSRRKHDHYLNAFL
- the LOC135625054 gene encoding uncharacterized WD repeat-containing protein C2A9.03-like isoform X5; translation: MLRNLIWATSKHDVYMVQNYSVMHWSSLLRRGKEVLNVAGKVVPTQKHCGSSPQQLSRVHISTMSVKGNLLVAGGFQGELICKSLDQPGVTFSTKLNDDGDITNAVGIYRSSSGSIQVVTCGNDCFVRMFDVETFVQLSRLSFSWSVNNTGISPDGKLLAVLGDDIDCLMVDTQSGKVIENLKGHLDYSFASAWHPDGHILATGSQDKTCRLWDVRNTSESLAVLKGKIGAIRSITFSTDGRFMAMAEPADFVHVYDAKADYWRAQEIDLFGEIAGLSFSPDADALFVGVADHTYGSLLEFSRRKHDHYLNAFL